The nucleotide window TGAAGCTGACAATTATGGCCGGAGCCAACCCACGCATTACAAACAGATATGGAGGAACAGCCTTAATTCCGGCTGCAGAGCATGGATACGTAGAGGTAGTTCGGGAGCTATTGACCTACACGGATATAGATGTCAATCATATTAATCATCTAGGCTGGACTGCTCTACTAGAGGCAATTATTTTGAATGATGGAGGTACAAATCAGCAACAAACGATACAGTTGCTCATAGAGCACGGAGCAGATGTAAATATAGCAGATAAACATAATGTCACTCCGTTGCAGCATGCGCGCGGAAAAGGTTTTAAAGAAATTGAACGTATTTTATTGCAAGCAGGAGCAAGATAAAATAACCAAGAGGAGATTATACAGATGAAAAAACAAGCAAAGAAATTGTCGGCATTATTACTGGGCTTTACATTAGTGGCAACAGGCTGCAGTGCGAATGTGCAAGCCAATAAAAGTGAAAAGAAACAGGAGCAAGCTGTAGGACAAGAGAAAAAGCAACAAAAGTTAAGCAAGGGACAAGAAATGGCCAAAATTCTTGGCAGCACAAACTGGCAAGGTACAAAGGTTTACGATAAAAACAAAAACGATTTAACAAAAGAAAATGCAAATTTCATTGGTTTGGCAAAATATGAGGAAGAAACAGGCAGATATGAATTTTTTGATAAAGAAACAAAACAAAGCCGTGGTGATAAAGGAACTTTCTTTATCAGTAACGATGGGAAGGTCAGAGTATTAATTTCAGAATCAATGAAGTATCAAGCGGTTGTGGAACTAACGGAATTAAATAAAGACCTCTTTACGTATAAACGCATGGGTAAAGACGCTAAGGGCAATGATGTTGAAGTGTTTGTTGAGCATGTTCCGTATAAAGAAACAGAGCTTGCCTTTACCGACGCAGATAAAACTTTGAACACTTCTACAGGGGATATTGTGACAGACATGGACGGAGATGAAATCTTATCCAACACGCTTTGGAAAGGTACTGTAGCATTAGACGAAAATGGAAATGATGTATCTAGCTACAATACCAATTATCTAGGACTTGCAAAATACGATTATAAAACAAATAAATACGAATTCTTTGATGCTAAAACAGGTGAAAGCCGCGGT belongs to Ectobacillus sp. JY-23 and includes:
- a CDS encoding ankyrin repeat domain-containing protein — translated: MKYEANTAVATDERLIEAVKAGEKKVVKELLKEGVNINARDYKGQTAIMIATYNNDVATAKLLIDAGADVNIQDDMQNNPFLYAGAEGYIDILKLTIMAGANPRITNRYGGTALIPAAEHGYVEVVRELLTYTDIDVNHINHLGWTALLEAIILNDGGTNQQQTIQLLIEHGADVNIADKHNVTPLQHARGKGFKEIERILLQAGAR
- a CDS encoding DUF4822 domain-containing protein, with the translated sequence MKKQAKKLSALLLGFTLVATGCSANVQANKSEKKQEQAVGQEKKQQKLSKGQEMAKILGSTNWQGTKVYDKNKNDLTKENANFIGLAKYEEETGRYEFFDKETKQSRGDKGTFFISNDGKVRVLISESMKYQAVVELTELNKDLFTYKRMGKDAKGNDVEVFVEHVPYKETELAFTDADKTLNTSTGDIVTDMDGDEILSNTLWKGTVALDENGNDVSSYNTNYLGLAKYDYKTNKYEFFDAKTGESRGDYGYYDVLHGNKIRAHVSQGTNKYGAVLELTELNENQFTYKRNGKDKDGKDIIITVEHVPYNGEFKLRFTQ